Within Lolium rigidum isolate FL_2022 chromosome 5, APGP_CSIRO_Lrig_0.1, whole genome shotgun sequence, the genomic segment TAAGGTTTTTGCCAAGAAGTTTCCTAAATAatattttttggaccgttttgccgtcccaccaaatcgcatactgATGTAATCTATCAGTGGCATGTATTTCTTTTTTCTTCCATTGCCCCAACCCATCCCGCGATTCCCGCATAGGAGCCGCCTTGCCCGCTCGGATCTTGCCGTTACCGCAGCAAGACGCTGCCTTCCTCATCCGGCGAGAGAACGGAACTTCATCGTCGATCCCCATCCCTCGAGATCCGGGCCATCCGGCAGCCGAGATCCTGTCCCCGAGGCCTCCCGATTTAGCTATGCCCCCACCTACTCGCCAGATGCCCTGAACCTCAGCCACACGGTCTCCCGGCACCGCCGCCCCTGCCCCCGCAGGCCGCTCTGGCTTGCTGCCCTGACACCTTTCCCCGGTGCGGCGCCCTTGAACTCCATGTCTGTACTCCGACGCAGCAGGCCCTTGCCTCTAGGTGCCTGTACTCCCAGCGCTTGGTCTTGGCTAGGTAAGGGTATGTGCAATGGTGATATCTTACACGTGTCAAGTAGGATAAATGcttaggtggaggagagagaatgttaaAAAGGGTTTACCTTCTCTTAATTAAGAGATGGTCTCTTAGCATAACCTCTCTCACCATAAATTTAAAATATCTGATTACtataaataaaattaaaaaacaatctattgtacatcatgttttgtTGTTATATGTAAATTACGTAGCGGCGCTGAGTTAAGACAGTTTTATTAACCATTGTACATGCAAGTTCGTGTGCCAGGTCCGCACGGCGCCGCACAGAGACAGTGCGCCCTGCCGGACAGCTTTTCCTAACGTGGGCGTGAACTGCGAGAGAGTGGTCACCAACCTGTGCCGGTGCCTGAAGATTTTTTGTTGTTGGAATATGGATGCCTTACTTGTATACCAGGCGTTTGTGTTAAATTGTTAATCCTCCCAACAATTTGGGAACAACACAAACCACGGCTGTAGCTGAAGAAGGCTCTTGGAGTCGATGACTCAGCTCATCGAGCTCCTCCATGGAGCCGgtcggtcgttgatgttctgataGTCAATGCACATGGCATGGAGGAGTCCGCTTGTCTGTTGTATGTCTCAGGCTCTCAGCACAGCAGGCCAGGCGGTGCATGACTGGATGAGGTAGAATGGCTCCATCCCTCTGTTCTTGGAGTTCATATGTTACTGCCTTACTGGGTTTTAAATTTGGGTTGCTCATATGTTATTTGCTTGCCATTGTTGTGTTTACAAAATTCACCAATTTAATGTCCAACGAAGCTGCTGGGAAGGATAAGCgcacacttgtctattttccaacatatacatatagttgttttgtGGGAAGTCACGAGGAAAGCCACGTGGTTTTGTTGGTGAACTGAGGCTGCTCGGGCTTCTCTTATGTCTGCACTTATAACTGCAACTTTATTAAGTCTGGAACTATGTTTGGTCTGCTCTTGTCTGGCTGCTTGGTGTTATGCACTCAAGTTCATATCTCCTTTATATGTATTTGTTAATCAATGTGTCTTACCAATAGAAGAAAGTGGAGGGTTCTGTGTTGGAATGTTTGTGGGATTAACTCTGAAATTAGGCAGAGGGAAGTCACAAACAAAATTGTTGAGAGTGAATGTGACATCATATGCCTGCAAGAAACTAAGTGTGAAGCTTTTGATTGGCATTTTCTTAGAAAGTTTCGTCCAAAGCGTTTTAATTGCTTTGCTTATGGCCCATCTAGGATATTATCGTGTTTTGGAATTCTTAGGTGTTTACTGAACAGTTGATTGAGACTCAAAGTGGATACAGATATTCCAAATGCTAGGTAGTTTCGCTTTGAAAACTATTGGATTGATCTCCCGGGTTTTTATGATTGTGTTGCAAATTCTTGGACAAGGGCATCAAACAAATCTTATAGCTCTGCAGTCACAACGGATAAGCTTAAAAGTTTGCCGTTTGACTTGAAGAAGTGGCATGTTAGTTTGTCGAGGCTCCAAATATTAATTTAGAACTGCAATAAAGTCATTTTTATTATGGATTCACTTAATAGTGAAGCAACACTTAGATGACTTGTTACTTACTGAATGTAACTACTGGAAAAAGAGGTGCACAATGGCCAGTGAAAGGTAAAGGAGAAATTCTATAGCAATCCTTCATGCTGAGGATGGTCGTGAGGTATCCGAACACCATGAAATGCAAGGATTTTTTGGCTAGTTAGAAGGAAAGATTGGGACCTTGGCACCTTGTTCATGCTGAGGATGAGGAGTATTCTGCTCTTATGAAGAATCAAACTTGGCACCTTGTTCCGTCTGCTCATGGTCAGAATGTCATTGACTGCaaatgggtctataaaattaaaccCAATGCTGATGGTACTATAGATAGCTATAAAGCTCGTCTGGTTGCCAAGGGGTTTAAACAGCggtatggcattgattatgaggaCACCTTCAGTCCGGTGGTTAAGGCGGTGACTATTCATCTTGTTCTGTCTCTTGCTGTCTCTCGAGGATGGAAGCTTCGTCAATTAGATGTGAAGAACGCGTTCttgcatggtgttctggaagaagacgtTTATATGCGTCAACCTCCTGGGTATGAGACTCGTTTTGGGCATGTGTGTAAGCTCGACAAGGCGTTgtatggactcaaacaagctccgCGAGCCTAGACCGGCGtccctgttgtttggttgcaacctaGAATCTGCTTTTGCTTACCTCTTACCTTCGGTGGTGAGATTACCAGTGATTAACAGTACAAGTAAGAACACAATTCACAGTTCATGCAAACTTAGCACTGATCATAGTTCAAACACGGTCATAGTTCATGACACACCATacacgatcatagttcaacacacgACAGGGACAATAACTAGACACAGACATGGTAGCAGCGACACAGAACcaggttagcttcagacatgactttggaagacgacacacctggtggcGTTGCCATGGTAACGACACATGGTCATCACCTCAGTgtaggtgtggtcgaagatgagcACATTGTACTGGAAGGTTgacaccttcttgaagatgaggaactggcctatctgcagctgatgagcgacggcgaaggccgcccacccctggtcgatgtatgcgtcatcgccttctctcaccGTAGTAATCCTCAAGTAGTAGCTAGTGTTGctggtgacgatgatgttcgaagggatttctccgaaccacctgACGAAATCATGAGGGATCCGGAACCGGTTGAAGGTAGGCCTGAAGACGATGCGCAAGAACTGGTCCGGCCCTACATCCCgctggaagtggccgacgttagccgcCCTTCGCTTCTTTGACGGTCCCTCCTTAGGGTTCTTAGTAGGTGATCCAAGTttgagcttctcagtctgccacaagaacacatggcattagaggtgtgcctgctcacaagtatatagatgaaaacgaacattgaaaatatgtgatgcctcatacattggctcacacgacagctcaagggactgccctcaaactaagtctagtgtgcaagtaatcacacacacgactaagtttgagggcagcacctggccttccagtgtgccattgttcaatcattgaccaatgcactagacaaacaaaatgaggcctcatatattaaatcacacggcaggcaaagggactgtccgcaaactaagtctagtgtgcaagaaatatggcacacatgactaagtttgagggtagCACACTACCTTCTGTTGTGTCATAGTTAAATCATTGGCCATTGCACAACTGAAGAAGTacaaacatggaaagcaaggtagcaTAGGCCTCATACAATGAGCACATACCgaggagatgtttgatcagaatCGATGGCATGGTGATattcagtcatgccataggttctgatcaatcatctcctcacactATGATTCCCGGTTACAATCATCAGCCTAGTTCAATCAGAAACACCACAATCTagaacaaactagcgcgactcattccgcacaacaatctgaacatgctaaaccccagcacaaaaaaccttcccctctttgcatgcaGAGTATGATCTGGCAGTTTCAGCAATCCACCGTccgatctaggaaggatctaccgcaatccgatactagagtaacagatctaagcaaacCGAGATCGTGAAAAGCAAGAGCtggacaagaacaacaagaaatggggacgaaaaccttgcaaacatcaatccAAATGCTATCCTAACTGAAACCCTAGCATATCTAATCTGCATGTCATCGCAAAAGACCGACAATGGCATGTTATGGCAGAACGAGTACcaaggtgagaaggagaggtctttaccgccattgttccggccGAGGACGAGTTCGAGGTCGCGGGTGAGCTCGAGATGCCAATGAAGACTGCGGAGCAGGTTGCGGCCGATGTCCCGATGatgctcgccgacgtctcctcctctggtaccggtgctcctccgtgcggcAGTGTGGCGGGTTGGTCGGCGGggggaaccgccgggtgatgtgatagtttgggggaggtgagagtgcggtcgcgagtgagaggaaggagaggggtgcggtgaggctaattatgacgcgtgttcccgaagggaggCGGAGGGGACGCGGCGTCTCCGCCTCCCTTCTCCATGTGTGCATGCTTCTGGCCACAACGGGCCTAGCTCCGGAGAAACTATcattccgggcgttcctccagggcctgtcggggtgctttaaaacccggttCATGCAAGAACACAGTGGCCTGCAGGCATCCAAATGGACCGAAATTTGTTGGCCCGATGCGAGTCATGGTCCATCCAGCCTACCAAACGCACCTTGAATCAATCACACAATGTCGATGCAGCCTGCAGCCTCTGGTGAGCCGCAAGGAGATGGCCACTACCGCTGCGATGGAGGCATTCGGCGGCGCGGAGACACCTGGAGATGCCCGCTACAGGTCGCGTGGGTAAGGATCGCGCGGGTGGCAGCGAACGTGGAGCGCAGGTGTAGTTggcagtggcggacgcaggaagAATTGGAGGGGGCACACCTCAATTTTTTTTGTGTCCCCTAAAATGTGAAAAACCTTTGCATAATGAAGTAATGAACAATATACAAGACAAATTCATTGTAAACATTGAAGTTTAATACATATATCAAATGTGCACGATTATAaatagtttaaaacatgaaaagagTCTTGCATGATAGAATATGGCATAAATAGAAAATTACATCATTTCTTCAATCTACGGTTTCGCATTGCCATGAAAGTTTCAGTATCATCACTTACATTAATCTATGGTTTCGCATTAGCAATTTAGCAATTTTATGTGTTCTTCATCACTATAACACTTAAGAGACATAGAAAAACATACGGAGACACATGTACTGAGAAAATAGCTGAAACGTTGAATCTTCCCGAGAGGCAAAGAAAAGACTCACCTACACCTCGGTTCTGGTCGCTCGGTGTTCAGTGCGGCGGCCGGCACCCGGTGGTCAGTGCGGCACTGCAGCGGCAActgggcggcgccgcggcggGGCTGGGTCAGTGAGCCCATGAGGCGTGAGGGCAAGGTTGCAGAGGGCGGGCCGCGGGCAAGCGTCGGGCGCAGAGTCGACGATTAGTGGGCGGGCAGGGCCAGCGGGCAGCGGCGGGGGCATGGCAGGGGCGGCAGCGGTCGGGGCGTGGGGAATCGCGGGCGGCGACTCGAGCCTGACCTGGACGCTATCTCCTGACGACCAGACTCCAGTCCACGAACCTCCAGGCTCCAGGATGGGCTCTAGAATTGCAAGAATGGGCCTTTTTTCAAGGGGTATACTTTGGGCTGGCCGAATTTCTAGGTGGGCCACGGCCCCCTGGCCCCCACGCTGCATCCGCCCATGGTAGTTGGCCCTGGGAGCCCCTATTGCCCGCTTTAAGCGGGAGCGAGCCTCCCTCCCGCCTGAAGCAGCATGTTTATGGGCCTCCCCGCTGCGGCCCAATAAAAGGTAGTCTCTCTTTTTcggttcctttttgttttttctattttctgtttttttcgttTGTAAGGCATTTTAAATCTGAAGTTTTAGAAAACTGAACATTTTAAATTATTTTAAAATTAAACATTTTTAAAACTGAACATTTTTTGgaattgaacaaatttcaaagtgAACATTTATTAAAACTGAACTTTTTCAAACTCTAAataaatttcattttgaaaaagtttcaaacataaaaaaatttagaaattgagaaaaaaattaaaattaaaatctgaacgaatttcaaaatttcaaagtttgaacaaattttggaaatttgaacaaattttaaatctgaacaaatttggaaatttgaacaaattctaAATCTGAACAGATTTCAAAAAAGTTGGAAATTGAAAAAATTCATAAATTCAAAACGTTCAAATAAACTAAACGGAAAAGTGTTGAAAAACCTTAAAATCGAAAGAAAtgaaaaaaagccaaaaaccagaaCCTGAAGGGGAAGAAAAGCTGTCCGTTACATGGGCCCGGCCCAGAACTGCTTTCCCTAAGCGGCGAGCCAAGTTTCCGCCGCAATGAGCGGAGAATAGGGGTGCTCGTTGGCCCTGACCGGAGCGGCGCCTGGGGTGTGTATCGGGATGGGCGGAACAGCAGCACGTGCGGGGTTTGTCGTGGAGTGGGTGCGCTCAATCGCTCCAAATAGGGTAGCTGCGCTTTTAATCAATTGGGTTAATTAATTGGGTTACTAAAATTATGCTTGATGAAAGATgcgatcaaaaaaaaaagagcttcGTTCTTTTTAGGTACTATGTAGTAGAGATAAAGGAGCTAAGATTTCTGCTGAAATTTTAATCAACAACATTTCTTTAAACTATTTTTCCTTTTCAGCAAAATACAAAATACGCAAAATTGCCAAGATACCGTTTCAGTCTTATTTTCCCTCCTGCCCCACCTAGACCATTCAAGTTCGCTCGCGACGCACTAGTCTCCCGCTCTGGTCCGCCGCAGCGCGTCCCACATTTGTTGCTGAGTTCGTGACCGATATTGGTTCCATCTCCAGTTCGTAGGAGGTTTGGTCTCTGACTCTCCGGTCATCCTCTTTATATCTACAAAGATCCACATGACCGACTCCTCCTATCCCCAACCAAGCCTAGgattcgattgattttcttctggtCCAAGGCCAATACACGCCCCGCTGCCTCGCGCCGTCAAACCCAACATGCCTCCCTTTCCAAACGCACGGATCTTGGAAGATGCTGGTCTCCTTGATGGAGGATATCTCGGCGGCAATCAGATAAACACCTGACGACCGGATTGAGATCTCCGAGAACTAATCCCcatgtgtcgttgcctattcgatgtACCTCGGAGGAGTGATCCTCACTATGAGGAAAAAGTAGGGGGCATAGGGAAGAGAGTCATTGAAACGGTGGTATGCAGTTTACCTAGCTTCGAAACAGCAGAGTCTATTGCTGCTTATCTGAAATTCTCTGTATAATTTTATGTTGTTATAAaaattgtggttgtgcctctatgaCTCCGGTAATCCGACCAGTTGAGTTAGGTCGTCTCTGGGTACAGATACAGCTGAGATCTCACCGCACGGACACGAGTGTTGGTTCATCTAATCCGGGTCGGCCTCCAGTTCAGTGTCCGGCGCCAGCCCCTTCCAGGCGGAGTCGTTTATTACTGTGACGAGGCGACGTCGCTTCCTCCTCTCTGCCCCCGCTTCCACTCCGTTCCCACTAAAATCACGGCTCcatattctcaaaaaaatatcaaaaaatcaCGGCGCCATGGCAGCCgcgaccgccgccgctgccgtcgaCGGGATCCAGCGGCAGCTCGAATCTGTCGCTTTAAGGCGGGGGCTTCCGACAAAGCTCGACGAGGTCTTGGATTGTCTCAAGTTGCCCCTGTGCACGTTGCGGTTGGCTCTGTCGATCTTAATGGAGGACCAATCCTTGGAGGCGCGCGTGCGGTTGACGAACATCAAGATAGTGCTCTACGCGCTGGAGGATCTACTCGACGAGCTCGAATACCACGGCAGCATCAGGCaccgacccagccgccggacctgGAAGGTGAGTTAATTGGACTATCCAATTCCAAGCTGCTCCCTTCTCTCTCACACAGCACATGCTCGCAGAGATTTTATAAATGTGGCTAATTGCTCACGACTGCTGCGCATTTAGCTTGTTCCAAAGTCATGCTAACTGAACTATGTAAACATTGATTTGTGAAGCAGAGTATTCTAAGTAACAGAACCATATTTTTTCAGAAAAAAGATCCACATTTTTttttattctcaaaaaaaaaaagaaccacaTTTTTTCAAATCATCTTCGAATCTGAGTATTCTAAGTAACATAACCACATTTTGCAGGATACATTGTTCTGGTTATCAGGTCCATTAATTCTGCATACAAATGTTGCCCAAAGATTGGACACGATCAGCAGGAAGTTGCGTCATGTGAAGGACCATTCTGTCGAATTCTGTTCCCGTCAGCACACTGGTGCACTTCCTCAACAATACAAGGAGCAATTTGGATTTGATGGAGCCGCAATCATCGGAAGGGATCGTGAGAAACAAGATGTAAAAAGATTGCTCTTGCAAAACAATCGCAATAGTTTGTCCATCCTTCCAATAGTTGGCCAGCCAGGGCTGGGCAAAACGAGTCTTGCTAGGTTAGTTTTCGAGGATggaggagaagattgggaatttgATTTCCGGGTATGGATAAGCCTTGACAATAACTTGTCCCTTACGAAAATTGGGACACACATTATCTCGGAAGCTAATAAATCAGTGAAAGGTAGTATACCTCAAGTTTGCAGAAATTATTCTTTGGGGTGCCCGTTCCAGCTTGCGCATGATGTTCAAGAGATACTTCATAATAGCAGCTGTTTAATTGTCTTGGACAATCTGTTCTCTATGAATGTCAACTTTCTTGTTAATCTGAAGGAATTGTTTGGGGCCAAACAGAAATGTGCCAAGGTCATAGTGACCACTTCTAGTAAACTAGTAGCAAAAGTGATGGGTACTAGTTCATCATACAACTTGGGTGGTCTATCTGAAGAACACTGTTGGACTGTATTTGCTGAGAAATCATTTGGAAACAAAGATGCAATAGTAGATCCGCAGTATACAGAAATTGGTAAGAAAATTGCAAGGAGGTGCAACGGAATTCCTATGTTAGCTCAGTCTCTTGGTTCAATGGTGCATAATCAAGGCATGAACACCTGGCTCGCTGTAAGGGATGAAGAATTGTGGAAACTAGAGGAAAAGTTTTTCCCTAAGTCAACAGTATTTTCATCATTCATGGCAATATATTACAGCATGCACCATACATTAAAATTgtgcttcctttatttgtcggtgTTTCCTAGAGGTTCTATCAtagacaaggatgaacttattcgacAATGGAGAGCATTGGATTTATTTCGATCAGAACGTGGGACCTTTTCTGCTTCTTTGCTCGGAGAAATATACACTGATGACCTTTTATCTGCATCCATCCTtgaagttgtagatacatccttgGTAAGTTGTAGGCTACAGTTTTTTCATGATGAATACCAGTTGATTGCTCTAGACATAACTTTTATGTTACCTCTTCAATTAGTTACAGATCGTTTTTATCATATAATTGATGCCTATTTTTCTATGCAGTGTGTTGGATTGGTGTGGTTCCTTATGTTTGTAGTCAACTACTGAATTACTACATCAATTGGACACTTATGTTTGTAGTCAACTACTGAATTACAACAACATGGTCTCATTCACCTTGCTTGCTTAAGAAAGCATCAATTCTTTAAGGAAGTTTTTAATGGAGTATGCCATACGTGTTGGTCACTGTTTAGAAATCCATGAGATGTTTCCTGgactcctttttgtttttttagatTACTTTGGTCTGTCTTATTCCATGTTTAAACATTGTAGATTAGTTCTTACTACATAATAGTCTTTCTTCTTACTAAGGTTACACTATAACTAGTTCGAATTCAGTGGCGGTAGTCAGTTCCATGAAACTGACATGATCTTTCTTCATTAGGTCGAGATGAAATGCATCAGTTCTGTTGTTCTTCGTGTGAATAATTTGGCGTATGATTTTCTGAGATATCTGACCAGAGATGACGTAATGCATTTGGACTATGGCATGGCACTAAGTGGCTCTGTAGGGAAGCCACCTTTCCGTTATGCAACATTGACATGTTACACTAAGGAATCAGCAACTGACGAATATTTGGTAAGCAGTGCAAAGGCAGTGCTTTTCAGAAATTGTGAGGCAACAAAGGCTATAGCCGATCTGTTGCCAGTACTAAGATACACGCGTCTCTTGGATCTTAGTGGTTGTCCCTTTGAAGAATTACCAGCTTCTATTGATCAGCTGAAACATCTTAGATATCTCAATATTTCAGGCTTCAGAATAACAGCATTACCGAATGAAATGGGCTGCTTGCAGAACCTCAAGTTTTTGGATATCTCGAAAACATGCATTGAGGCGTTACCCACGTTTATCACAACTTTCCGGAAGCTGAAATATCTGAATGTACATGGATGCGATAGACTCCGAAACTTGCCCCCAGCCCTTGGTGATCTTAAGGGGTTGGAGTGCCTCAACCTGTCGTCCTGTCCTCTAATATGCAAGTTACCTGCATCTTTTTCTGGACTTCATAAACTGCAGCGGCTGGATCTATCAAACTGCACCGGTCTTGATCAGTTGCCTCACCCGTTTCAGCTGGAAAGTTTAGAGAACCTGAACCTGGAGGGGTGCTTCAGGCTCAAACAGCTACCAGAATCTTTTGGCAACCTTTCTTTCCTTCGGAATTTAAACTTGGCAGGCTGCTCTAGTCTGAAGCAAT encodes:
- the LOC124654538 gene encoding disease resistance protein RGA2-like; protein product: MEDQSLEARVRLTNIKIVLYALEDLLDELEYHGSIRHRPSRRTWKDTLFWLSGPLILHTNVAQRLDTISRKLRHVKDHSVEFCSRQHTGALPQQYKEQFGFDGAAIIGRDREKQDVKRLLLQNNRNSLSILPIVGQPGLGKTSLARLVFEDGGEDWEFDFRVWISLDNNLSLTKIGTHIISEANKSVKGSIPQVCRNYSLGCPFQLAHDVQEILHNSSCLIVLDNLFSMNVNFLVNLKELFGAKQKCAKVIVTTSSKLVAKVMGTSSSYNLGGLSEEHCWTVFAEKSFGNKDAIVDPQYTEIGKKIARRCNGIPMLAQSLGSMVHNQGMNTWLAVRDEELWKLEEKFFPKSTVFSSFMAIYYSMHHTLKLCFLYLSVFPRGSIIDKDELIRQWRALDLFRSERGTFSASLLGEIYTDDLLSASILEVVDTSLVEMKCISSVVLRVNNLAYDFLRYLTRDDVMHLDYGMALSGSVGKPPFRYATLTCYTKESATDEYLVSSAKAVLFRNCEATKAIADLLPVLRYTRLLDLSGCPFEELPASIDQLKHLRYLNISGFRITALPNEMGCLQNLKFLDISKTCIEALPTFITTFRKLKYLNVHGCDRLRNLPPALGDLKGLECLNLSSCPLICKLPASFSGLHKLQRLDLSNCTGLDQLPHPFQLESLENLNLEGCFRLKQLPESFGNLSFLRNLNLAGCSSLKQLPESFVDLPMLQCLSISHIHIELPDPLVKLQRLRKLKITYCDAVI